The following are encoded together in the Oncorhynchus gorbuscha isolate QuinsamMale2020 ecotype Even-year linkage group LG03, OgorEven_v1.0, whole genome shotgun sequence genome:
- the LOC124031718 gene encoding death-inducer obliterator 1-like — MIGHSWITRKVQESGPKAPCVLPNPAPEPVKVDLPSLPPRTSRHMEQKTTLHAAPKARPSQPSQSSSVPDILNCMLKDTTAEHRAHLFDLKCKICTGQISVEDESEPLANKPKLSGSSSSSTKPDQWRDRPSRPTWMYARTDLRTEERGWRTPAGDESPLLAPPRLPHHGILCFPQ; from the exons GTCCAGGAGTCTGGTCCCAAAGCCCCATGTGTACTTCCAAACCCAGCGCCTGAGCCAGTGAAGGTTGACCTACCCAGTCTTCCCCCCAGGACAAGTAGACACATG GAACAGAAGACCACTCTCCATGCTGCCCCTAAGGCCAGACCTAGCCAGCCGAGCCAGAGCAGCTCAGTGCCAGACATCCTCAACTGCATGCTGAAAGACACAACTGCCGAGCACAGAGCTCACCTGTTTGACCTCAAGTGCAAGATCTGCACAG gtcagatatcagtcgaGGATGAGTCCGAGCCTTTAGCCAATAAGCCTAAACTCTCTGGGTCATCGTCGTCCTCCACCAAACCAGACCAATGGAGAGACAGGCCGTCTCGGCCAACCTGGATGTATGCCAGAACAGATctcagaacagaggagagaggatggagaactCCAGCTGGAGATGAATCACCCCTCCTTGCACCCCCCCGACTCCCCCACCATGGAATCCTCTGCTTCCCCCAGTAA
- the LOC124017470 gene encoding neuroblast differentiation-associated protein AHNAK-like encodes MPALPKSILMKPSSSSFYGSSGSSASSSRAMNSHTPPDGETAQFLAKQEVVWKGFLNMISVAKFVTKGYLVSGPSVYLNEELCVIRFHPVTEEEEVAYVSLFSYFSSRRLVVANKNHNIKDIYLIPVSAKESIPTKLQPFEGSDMSVRSPDMSGRGPDMQVPGPDMRGRSPDMSGRGPDMRSPGPAMSVRSPDMSGRGPDMQVPGPDMRGRGPDMRGPGPDIRGRGPDMQVPGPDLRGRGPDMRGPGPDMSVRGPDMSGRSPDMRGPGPDMRGDGRGLDILDDRRGPGPDMREPETDMWGDMRGPGPDKTGPEPDMRGPDMRKERRHPDMRDPGPDIRNPNMRSSGPEIQKCQAQIQT; translated from the exons ATGCCAGCATTACCCAAATCTATCCTGATGAAGCCATCCTCCTCATCGTTCTATGGTTCATCTGGATCATCTGCATCCTCTTCAAG GGCTATGAACTCCCACACCCCTCCAGACGGGGAGACAGCCCAGTTCCTGGCCAAGCAGGAAGTAGTGTGGAAGGGCTTCCTCAACATGATCAGCGTGGCCAAGTTCGTCACCAAGGGCTATCTGGTCTCAGGACCCTCCGTATACCTCAATGAG GAGCTGTGTGTGATTCGGTTCCACCcagtgacagaggaggaggaggtggcctACGTGTCTCTGTTCTCCTATTTCAGCAGCAGACGGCTGGTGGTGGCCAACAAAAACCACAACATCAAGGATATCTACCTCATCCCAGTCAGCGCAAAGGAATCCATTCCAACCAAACTCCAACCTTTCGAAGGATCAG ACATGAGTGTACGAAGCCCAGACATGAGTGGCCGAGGCCCAGACATGCAAGTTCCAGGGCCAGACATGAGGGGTCGAAGCCCAGACATGAGTGGTCGAGGCCCAGACATGCGAAGTCCAGGGCCAGCCATGAGTGTACGAAGCCCAGACATGAGTGGTCGAGGCCCAGACATGCAAGTTCCAGGGCCAGACATGAGGGGTCGAGGCCCAGACATGAGAGGTCCAGGGCCAGACATACGAGGTCGAGGCCCAGACATGCAAGTTCCAGGCCCAGACCTGAGGGGTCGAGGCCCAGACATGAGAGGTCCAGGGCCAGACATGAGTGTACGAGGCCCAGACATGAGTGGTCGAAGCCCAGACATGCGAGGTCCAGGGCCAGACatgaggggtgatgggagagggcTAGACATCTTGGATGATCGAAGAGGTCCAGGGCCAGACATGAGGGAGCCAGAGACTGATATGTGGGGTGATATGAGAGGTCCAGGGCCAGACAAGACAGGTCCAGAGCCAGACATGAGAGGTCCAGATATGAGAAAAGAACGGAGACACCCAGATATGAGAGATCCAGGACCCGACATTAGGAATCCAAACATGAGGAGTTCAGGCCCAGAGATCCAGAAATGCCaggcccagatccagacctga